A single genomic interval of Musa acuminata AAA Group cultivar baxijiao chromosome BXJ3-4, Cavendish_Baxijiao_AAA, whole genome shotgun sequence harbors:
- the LOC103980914 gene encoding uncharacterized protein LOC103980914 isoform X1: MDDYFVRILELASYLSHRLIQFIDILFSDIERFSQDSEASVSGCHEKCLNNSNWSSQGDLSVSYKTSANIYHLESERRLINRQRNYGIIGSRQNSYFIHQVILFSLCGLRVGGRVMSTCSRCFYMYLRQICIEARGFISRVKRMLQGSSDDIGWLQRSEQFPPMEDGTTHFMELLHDVRNGIHRLPNTLVYLLIPGLFSNHGPLYFVNTKQCFSKMGLTCHIAKIHSEASVERNSWELKQYIEELYWGSRKRVMLLGHSKGGVDAAAALSMYWSDLKDKVAGLALVQSPYGGSPIVSDILREGQVAYKEARRIMEFIICKIIKGDMRSLEDLTYEKRREFISKHRLPVEQVPLVSFHTEARVAPGVIATMSHIAHAELPWLPLPRFLYVGDEFASGIISGRKVPVVIPVAAAMAVCALHLKLRYGEASDGLVTRRDAEVPGSVVVRLERKLDHAWMVYPSQKKDQLEADASDMCEALLTMLVEIGRKKQGEDPVANCI; this comes from the exons ATGGATGATTATTTTGTTCGTATCCTGGAATTGGCTTCATATTTGAGTCACCGTCTAATTCAATTCATTG ATATCTTGTTCAGCGATATTGAAAGATTCTCACAAGATTCTGAAGCTTCAGTCTCTGGATGTCATGAGAAGTGCTTAAATAACAGTAATTGGTCCTCTCAAGGAGATCTCTCAGTTTCATACAAAACTTCAGCAAATATATACCATCTAGAATCTGAAAGGCGGCTTATTAACCGCCAAAGGAATTATGGAATTATTGGGTCTAGGCAAAACTCATAtttcatacatcaagt GATATTGTTCTCACTATGTGGTCTAAGAGTAGGAGGTCGAGTTATGTCCACTTGTTCAAGATGCTTTTATATGTATCTCAGACAAATTTGCATAGAAGCTCGGGG GTTCATATCCCGTGTGAAAAGAATGTTGCAGGGGTCTTCTGATGATATTGGGTGGTTGCAGAGGTCTGAACAATTTCCTCCCATGGAGGATGGTACAACCCATTTCATGGAGCTGCTTCATGATGTCAG AAATGGCATTCATCGTCTTCCCAACACTCTGGTTTATTTGTTGATTCCTG GTCTTTTTAGCAACCACGGTCCGTTGTATTTCGTGAACACCAAACAATGTTTTTCCAAGATGGGTCTTACTTGTCATATTGCCAAGATTCATAGTGAG GCCTCGGTGGAGAGAAATTCGTGGGAACTCAAACAATACATTGAGGAGCTGTACTGGGGATCCAGAAAGCGTGTGATGCTTCTCGGACATAGCAAAGGTGGTGTCGATGCAGCTGCAGCGCTTTCAATGTACTGGTCAGACCTGAAGGACAAGGTTGCTGGCCTAGCACTGGTTCAGAGCCCATATGGTGGTAGCCCCATTGTTTCCGATATCCTCCGAGAAGGCCAAGTTGCCTACAAGGAGGCCCGAAGGATTATGGAATTCATAATCTGCAAAATAATAAAG GGTGATATGAGGTCTCTAGAGGATCTCACatatgaaaagagaagggaatTCATCTCAAAGCACAGGCTTCCTGTAGAACAAGTCCCATTGGTTTCATTCCACACAGAAGCTCGAGTGGCTCCTGGTGTCATTGCTACGATGTCTCATATTGCGCATGCTGAGCTGCCATGGCTCCCCCTACCTCGTTTCTTGTACGTGGGCGATGAGTTTGCTTCAGGGATAATATCTGGTCGGAAGGTTCCTGTTGTCATCCCGGTAGCTGCTGCAATGGCGGTCTGTGCACTGCACCTGAAGTTGCGATATGGAGAGGCAAGTGATGGATTAGTAACAAGGCGCGACGCAGAGGTTCCTGGATCAGTAGTGGTGAGATTAGAACGGAAGCTGGACCACGCGTGGATGGTGTACCCCTCTCAGAAGAAGGACCAGCTCGAGGCTGATGCTAGTGATATGTGTGAAGCTCTGCTAACCATGCTCGTGGAAATCGGGAGAAAGAAGCAAGGAGAAGATCCGGTGGCTAACTGCATCTAA
- the LOC103980914 gene encoding uncharacterized protein LOC103980914 isoform X2 produces MSTCSRCFYMYLRQICIEARGFISRVKRMLQGSSDDIGWLQRSEQFPPMEDGTTHFMELLHDVRNGIHRLPNTLVYLLIPGLFSNHGPLYFVNTKQCFSKMGLTCHIAKIHSEASVERNSWELKQYIEELYWGSRKRVMLLGHSKGGVDAAAALSMYWSDLKDKVAGLALVQSPYGGSPIVSDILREGQVAYKEARRIMEFIICKIIKGDMRSLEDLTYEKRREFISKHRLPVEQVPLVSFHTEARVAPGVIATMSHIAHAELPWLPLPRFLYVGDEFASGIISGRKVPVVIPVAAAMAVCALHLKLRYGEASDGLVTRRDAEVPGSVVVRLERKLDHAWMVYPSQKKDQLEADASDMCEALLTMLVEIGRKKQGEDPVANCI; encoded by the exons ATGTCCACTTGTTCAAGATGCTTTTATATGTATCTCAGACAAATTTGCATAGAAGCTCGGGG GTTCATATCCCGTGTGAAAAGAATGTTGCAGGGGTCTTCTGATGATATTGGGTGGTTGCAGAGGTCTGAACAATTTCCTCCCATGGAGGATGGTACAACCCATTTCATGGAGCTGCTTCATGATGTCAG AAATGGCATTCATCGTCTTCCCAACACTCTGGTTTATTTGTTGATTCCTG GTCTTTTTAGCAACCACGGTCCGTTGTATTTCGTGAACACCAAACAATGTTTTTCCAAGATGGGTCTTACTTGTCATATTGCCAAGATTCATAGTGAG GCCTCGGTGGAGAGAAATTCGTGGGAACTCAAACAATACATTGAGGAGCTGTACTGGGGATCCAGAAAGCGTGTGATGCTTCTCGGACATAGCAAAGGTGGTGTCGATGCAGCTGCAGCGCTTTCAATGTACTGGTCAGACCTGAAGGACAAGGTTGCTGGCCTAGCACTGGTTCAGAGCCCATATGGTGGTAGCCCCATTGTTTCCGATATCCTCCGAGAAGGCCAAGTTGCCTACAAGGAGGCCCGAAGGATTATGGAATTCATAATCTGCAAAATAATAAAG GGTGATATGAGGTCTCTAGAGGATCTCACatatgaaaagagaagggaatTCATCTCAAAGCACAGGCTTCCTGTAGAACAAGTCCCATTGGTTTCATTCCACACAGAAGCTCGAGTGGCTCCTGGTGTCATTGCTACGATGTCTCATATTGCGCATGCTGAGCTGCCATGGCTCCCCCTACCTCGTTTCTTGTACGTGGGCGATGAGTTTGCTTCAGGGATAATATCTGGTCGGAAGGTTCCTGTTGTCATCCCGGTAGCTGCTGCAATGGCGGTCTGTGCACTGCACCTGAAGTTGCGATATGGAGAGGCAAGTGATGGATTAGTAACAAGGCGCGACGCAGAGGTTCCTGGATCAGTAGTGGTGAGATTAGAACGGAAGCTGGACCACGCGTGGATGGTGTACCCCTCTCAGAAGAAGGACCAGCTCGAGGCTGATGCTAGTGATATGTGTGAAGCTCTGCTAACCATGCTCGTGGAAATCGGGAGAAAGAAGCAAGGAGAAGATCCGGTGGCTAACTGCATCTAA
- the LOC103980915 gene encoding large ribosomal subunit protein eL27-like: MVKFLKPNKAVIILQGRFAGRKAVIVRAFDDGTRERPYGHCLVAGVAKYPKKVIRKDSAKKTAKKSRVKAFLKLVNYSHIMPTRYTLDVDLKDVVTADSLQSRDKKVTACKETKARLEERFKTGKNRWFFTKLRF, translated from the coding sequence ATGGTGAAGTTTCTGAAGCCGAACAAGGCGGTGATCATCCTTCAAGGGCGATTCGCTGGGAGGAAGGCAGTGATCGTGCGGGCCTTCGACGACGGTACTCGGGAGCGGCCCTACGGGCACTGCCTGGTGGCCGGCGTCGCCAAGTACCCGAAGAAGGTCATCCGCAAGGACTCGGCGAAGAAGACGGCCAAGAAGTCGCGGGTGAAGGCGTTCCTGAAGCTGGTCAATTATAGCCATATCATGCCCACCCGCTACACCCTCGACGTCGATCTCAAGGACGTCGTCACCGCCGATTCCCTTCAGTCCCGCGACAAGAAGGTCACCGCCTGCAAGGAGACCAAGGCCCGCCTCGAGGAACGCTTCAAGACCGGCAAGAACCGGTGGTTCTTCACCAAGCTTAGGTTCTAA